The Burkholderia lata genome contains a region encoding:
- the gltK gene encoding glutamate/aspartate ABC transporter permease GltK, translated as MHQFDWSSIPGALPTLWTGAVVTFQITLIAIVVGIVWGTLLALMRLSGVKPLAWFAQGYVTVFRSIPLVMVLLWFFLIVPQLLQGVLGLSPTIDIRLASAMVAFSLFEAAYYSEIIRAGIQAVPRGQANAAFALGMNYAQAMRLVILPQAFRAMVPLLLTQAIVLFQDTSLVYVISLADFFRTAANIGDRDGTTVEMVLFAGACYFVICSLASALVKGLQKKVTR; from the coding sequence ATGCATCAGTTCGACTGGAGTAGTATTCCCGGCGCGCTGCCGACGCTGTGGACGGGGGCGGTCGTCACGTTCCAGATCACGCTGATCGCGATCGTGGTCGGGATCGTCTGGGGCACGCTGCTGGCGCTGATGCGGCTGTCGGGTGTGAAGCCGCTCGCGTGGTTCGCGCAGGGCTACGTGACGGTGTTTCGCTCGATCCCGCTCGTGATGGTGCTGCTGTGGTTCTTCCTGATCGTGCCGCAGCTGCTGCAGGGCGTGCTCGGGCTGTCGCCGACGATCGACATCCGTCTTGCGTCGGCGATGGTCGCGTTCTCGCTGTTCGAAGCCGCGTATTATTCCGAGATCATCCGCGCCGGCATCCAGGCGGTGCCGCGCGGGCAGGCGAACGCCGCGTTTGCGCTCGGCATGAACTACGCGCAGGCGATGCGCCTCGTGATCCTGCCGCAGGCGTTCCGCGCGATGGTGCCGCTGCTGCTCACGCAGGCGATCGTCCTGTTCCAGGATACGTCGCTCGTGTACGTGATCAGTCTCGCGGACTTCTTCCGCACGGCGGCCAACATCGGCGATCGCGACGGCACGACCGTCGAGATGGTCCTGTTCGCCGGCGCATGCTATTTCGTGATTTGCTCGTTGGCGTCTGCACTCGTCAAGGGTCTCCAGAAAAAGGTCACAAGATGA
- a CDS encoding glutamate/aspartate ABC transporter substrate-binding protein gives MKYQKAVLMFAALCAFASGAHAQETGTLKKIKDTGVIALGHRESSIPFSYYDQNQQVVGYSREFQLKVVDAVKKKLNLPNLQVKNIPVTSQNRIPLVQNGTVDIECGSTTNNAERQQQAAFSDTIFVIGTRLMTKKDSGVKDFADLKGKTVVTTAGTTSERLLRKMNNDKQLGMNIISAKDHGDSFNTLESGRAVAFMMDDALLAGERAKAKQPGEWVIVGTPQSEEAYGCMMRKGDADFKKVVDDAISQVEKSGEAAKIYAKWFENPIPPKGLNLNFPLSDSMKKLYANPNDKALD, from the coding sequence ATGAAATACCAAAAGGCAGTCCTGATGTTCGCGGCGCTTTGCGCGTTCGCAAGTGGCGCGCATGCTCAGGAGACGGGCACGCTGAAGAAGATCAAGGACACGGGCGTGATCGCGCTGGGCCACCGCGAATCGTCGATTCCGTTCTCCTACTATGACCAGAACCAGCAGGTGGTCGGCTATTCGCGCGAATTCCAGCTGAAGGTGGTCGACGCGGTGAAGAAGAAGCTGAACCTGCCGAACCTGCAGGTGAAGAACATTCCGGTCACGTCGCAGAACCGCATCCCGCTCGTGCAGAACGGCACGGTCGACATCGAGTGCGGCTCGACGACCAACAACGCGGAACGCCAGCAGCAGGCTGCGTTTTCCGACACGATCTTCGTGATCGGCACGCGCCTGATGACGAAGAAGGATTCGGGCGTCAAGGATTTCGCCGACCTGAAGGGCAAGACGGTCGTGACCACCGCCGGCACGACGTCCGAGCGCCTGCTGCGCAAGATGAACAACGACAAGCAGCTCGGCATGAACATCATCAGCGCGAAGGATCACGGCGATTCGTTCAATACGCTGGAATCGGGCCGCGCGGTCGCGTTCATGATGGATGACGCGCTGCTCGCGGGCGAGCGCGCGAAGGCGAAGCAGCCGGGCGAGTGGGTGATCGTCGGCACGCCGCAATCGGAAGAAGCGTACGGCTGCATGATGCGCAAGGGCGATGCGGACTTCAAGAAGGTCGTCGACGACGCGATCTCGCAAGTCGAGAAGTCGGGCGAAGCCGCGAAGATCTACGCGAAGTGGTTCGAAAACCCGATCCCGCCGAAGGGGCTGAACCTGAACTTCCCGCTGTCCGATTCGATGAAGAAGCTGTACGCGAACCCGAACGACAAGGCGCTCGACTGA
- a CDS encoding amino acid ABC transporter permease: protein MSYHWNWGIFLSPVSTGEPTTYFGWLMSGFWVTIEVSLVAWVIALIVGSLFGVLRTVPNKWLSAIGTLYVSIFRNIPLIVQFFVWYLVIPELLPASIGTWIKQLPPTTQFFTASIICLGLFTGARVCEQVRSGINALPKGQRAAGLAMGFTQWQTYRYVLLPVAYRIIVPPLTSEFLNIFKNSAVASTIGLLDLSAQARQLVDYTAQTYESFIAVTLAYVIINLVVMSFMRWIEGRTRLPGYIGGK, encoded by the coding sequence ATGTCTTACCACTGGAACTGGGGCATCTTCCTGAGCCCCGTATCGACCGGCGAGCCGACGACTTATTTCGGATGGCTGATGTCCGGCTTCTGGGTGACCATCGAAGTGTCGCTCGTTGCCTGGGTCATCGCGCTGATCGTCGGTTCGCTGTTCGGCGTGCTGCGCACCGTGCCGAACAAATGGCTGTCCGCGATCGGTACCCTGTACGTGTCGATTTTCCGGAACATTCCGCTGATCGTGCAGTTCTTCGTCTGGTATCTCGTGATACCGGAGCTGCTGCCGGCGTCGATCGGCACCTGGATCAAGCAACTGCCGCCCACCACGCAGTTCTTTACCGCGTCGATCATCTGTCTCGGCCTGTTCACGGGCGCGCGCGTGTGCGAACAGGTGCGCTCGGGGATCAACGCGCTGCCGAAGGGCCAGCGTGCCGCCGGCCTCGCGATGGGTTTCACGCAATGGCAGACGTACCGCTACGTGCTGCTGCCCGTTGCGTACCGGATCATCGTGCCGCCGCTCACGTCGGAATTCCTGAACATCTTCAAGAACTCCGCCGTCGCGTCGACGATCGGCCTGCTCGACCTGTCCGCGCAAGCGCGCCAGCTCGTCGACTACACCGCGCAGACGTATGAGTCGTTCATTGCGGTGACGCTCGCCTACGTGATCATCAACCTCGTCGTGATGTCGTTCATGCGCTGGATCGAAGGCCGTACGCGGCTGCCCGGCTATATCGGAGGCAAGTGA
- a CDS encoding amino acid ABC transporter ATP-binding protein: MISIKNVSKWYGQFQVLTDCTTEVKKGEVVVVCGPSGSGKSTLIKTVNGLEPFQQGEILVNGQSVGDKKTNLSKLRSKVGMVFQHFELFPHLSITENLTLAQVKVLGRGKDEANEKGMKLLDRVGLKAHAHKFPGQLSGGQQQRVAIARALSMDPIAMLFDEPTSALDPEMINEVLDVMVELAQEGMTMMVVTHEMGFAKKVAHRVIFMDKGAIVEDDRKDDFFSNPKSERAKDFLAKILH, encoded by the coding sequence ATGATTTCCATCAAGAACGTTTCGAAGTGGTACGGCCAGTTTCAGGTTCTCACCGACTGCACGACCGAGGTCAAGAAAGGCGAAGTGGTCGTCGTGTGCGGCCCGTCGGGCTCGGGTAAATCCACGCTGATCAAGACCGTGAACGGCCTCGAGCCGTTCCAGCAGGGCGAGATCCTCGTGAACGGCCAGTCGGTCGGCGACAAGAAGACGAACCTGTCGAAGCTGCGCTCGAAGGTCGGGATGGTGTTCCAGCATTTCGAGCTGTTCCCGCACCTGTCGATTACCGAGAACCTGACGCTCGCGCAGGTCAAGGTGCTCGGCCGCGGCAAGGACGAGGCGAACGAGAAGGGCATGAAGCTGCTCGACCGCGTCGGCCTGAAGGCGCATGCGCACAAGTTCCCGGGCCAGCTGTCGGGCGGCCAGCAGCAGCGTGTCGCGATCGCGCGCGCGCTGTCGATGGACCCGATCGCGATGCTGTTCGACGAACCGACGTCCGCGCTCGACCCCGAGATGATCAACGAAGTGCTCGACGTGATGGTCGAACTCGCGCAGGAAGGGATGACGATGATGGTCGTCACGCACGAGATGGGCTTCGCGAAGAAGGTCGCCCATCGCGTGATCTTCATGGACAAGGGCGCAATCGTCGAGGACGACCGCAAGGACGATTTCTTCTCGAATCCGAAATCGGAACGTGCGAAGGATTTCCTCGCGAAGATCCTGCACTGA
- a CDS encoding Glu/Leu/Phe/Val family dehydrogenase translates to MSSQLQSIPSYLHADDLGPWGNYLQQVDRVAPYLGSLSRWLETLKRPKRILIVDCPIELDNGTVAHFEGYRVQHNVSRGPGKGGVRYHQDVTLSEVMALSAWMSVKNAAVNVPYGGAKGGIRVDPRKLSRGELERVTRRYTSEIGIIIGPNTDIPAPDVNTNEQVMAWMMDTYSMNQGQTSTGVVTGKPIALGGSLGRKEATGRGVFVVGSEAAKKKGLEIEGARIAVQGFGNVGGIAAKLFQEAGAKVIAVQDHTGTIYQPAGLDSNKLLDHVARTGGVAGFEGAEPMPNDEFWTVETDILIPAALENQITEKNAGKIRTKIIVEGANGPTTTAADDILTANGVLVIPDVIANAGGVTVSYFEWVQDFSSFFWTEDEINHRLERVMREAFSGVWAVAEEHKVSVRTAAFIVACKRILMAREMRGLYP, encoded by the coding sequence ATGTCTTCGCAATTGCAGTCCATCCCGTCCTACCTTCACGCCGACGATCTCGGCCCGTGGGGCAACTACCTTCAGCAAGTCGATCGCGTCGCGCCGTACCTCGGCTCGCTGTCGCGCTGGCTCGAAACGCTGAAGCGCCCGAAGCGCATCCTGATCGTCGACTGCCCCATCGAGCTCGATAACGGTACCGTCGCGCACTTCGAAGGCTATCGCGTGCAGCACAACGTGTCGCGCGGCCCGGGCAAGGGCGGTGTGCGTTACCACCAGGACGTGACGCTGTCGGAAGTGATGGCACTGTCCGCATGGATGTCGGTCAAGAACGCGGCCGTGAACGTGCCGTACGGCGGCGCGAAGGGCGGTATCCGCGTCGACCCGCGCAAGCTGTCGCGTGGTGAGCTCGAGCGCGTGACGCGCCGCTACACCAGCGAAATCGGCATCATCATCGGCCCGAACACCGACATTCCGGCGCCGGACGTCAACACCAACGAACAGGTGATGGCGTGGATGATGGACACGTACTCGATGAACCAGGGCCAGACGTCGACCGGCGTCGTGACCGGCAAGCCGATCGCACTCGGCGGTTCGCTCGGCCGCAAGGAAGCAACGGGCCGCGGCGTGTTCGTCGTCGGCAGCGAAGCGGCGAAGAAGAAGGGCCTCGAGATCGAAGGCGCACGAATCGCGGTGCAGGGCTTCGGCAACGTCGGCGGCATCGCGGCGAAGCTGTTCCAGGAAGCGGGTGCGAAGGTGATCGCGGTGCAGGATCACACGGGCACGATCTACCAGCCGGCCGGCCTCGATTCGAACAAGCTGCTCGACCACGTCGCACGCACGGGCGGTGTCGCGGGCTTCGAAGGCGCGGAACCGATGCCGAATGACGAGTTCTGGACCGTCGAAACCGACATCCTGATCCCGGCGGCACTGGAAAACCAGATCACCGAGAAGAACGCAGGGAAGATCCGCACGAAGATCATCGTCGAAGGCGCGAACGGCCCGACGACGACGGCGGCGGACGACATCCTGACCGCGAACGGCGTGCTGGTGATCCCGGACGTGATCGCGAACGCAGGTGGCGTGACCGTGTCGTATTTCGAATGGGTGCAGGATTTCTCGAGCTTCTTCTGGACGGAAGACGAGATCAACCACCGTCTCGAACGCGTGATGCGCGAAGCGTTCTCCGGCGTGTGGGCGGTCGCGGAAGAGCACAAGGTGTCGGTGCGTACGGCAGCGTTCATCGTTGCGTGCAAGCGCATCCTGATGGCGCGCGAAATGCGCGGCCTGTACCCCTGA